One Drechmeria coniospora strain ARSEF 6962 chromosome 01, whole genome shotgun sequence genomic region harbors:
- a CDS encoding putative proteasome subunit alpha, giving the protein MFRNNYDNDSVTLCAALEPPVALIPADRTCSSPQGRIFQIEYAAEAVKQGSVVVGIASKTHAVLCAVKRNAEELSSYQKKLFSVDEHAGIAIAGLTSDARVLSNFMKQQCLGHRLTYGRAMPISSLVGMIGEKAQINTQVYGKRPYGVGLLIAGVDERGPHLFEFQPSGMTEEMVAFAIGARSQMARTYLERNLDAFPDCSRDELVKHGLRALRESLVQDKELTVENTSVGVVGVVETAGKRKVEPFTLYDEYDVKEWIESAAESQGGGNGGGDETEGMEVDG; this is encoded by the exons ATGTTCAGAAACAACTACGACAACGACTCCGTCACATTGTGCGCCGCCCTCGAACCTCCGGTTGCTCTCATTCCCGCTGACAGGACCTGCAGCTCGCCCCAGGGCAGAATATTCCAGATCGAGtatgcggccgaggccgtcaaacaaggctccgtcgtcgtcggcatcgccagcAAAACACATGCCGTTCTCTGCGCCGTCAAG CGcaacgccgaggagctctcGTCGTACCAGAAGAAGCTCTtttccgtcgacgagcatgcgggcatcgccatcgccggcctcACCTCGGACGCCCGCGTCCTGTCCAACTTCATGAAGCAGCAGTGCCTCGGCCATCGGCTCACCTACGGGCGCGCCATGCCCATCAgctcgctcgtcggcatGATCGGGGAGAAGGCACAGATCAACACGCAGGTCTACGGCAAGCGGCCCTACGGCGTCGGgctcctcatcgccggcgtcgacgagcgcgGCCCCCACCTGTTCGAgttccagccgtcgggcATGACGGAGGAGATGGTGGCCTTTGCCATCGGCGCCCGGAGCCAGATGGCGCGGACGTACCTCGAACGAAACCTCGACGCCTTCCCCGACTGCTCGAgggacgagctcgtcaagcaCGGGCTGCGGGCCCTGCGGGAGAGCCTGGTGCAGGACAAGGAGCTGACGGTGGAGAACACGTCggtgggcgtcgtcggcgtcgtcgagacggcggGCAAGAGAAAGGTTGAGCCCTTTACGCTATACGACGAGTACGACGTCAAGGAGTGGATCGAAAGCGCGGCCGAGAGCCAAGgaggcggcaacggcggcggcgacgagaccGAGGGTATGGAGGTGGACGGCTAG
- a CDS encoding lysine decarboxylase-like protein, with amino-acid sequence MTMTSHSASVGAANGAAPSNGSAHGNGSSNGDGNSNSNGNSNGNGSTPRTKICVYCGASAGGSPAHMEMARQLARVMAANNIDLVYGGGTVGLMGEVAKTLCKLSGPDAVHGVIPEALVKYERDGTYQTVNDDNQIVPDRAMYGRTTVVKDMHTRKKIMAEEVFSGGPGSGFIALSGGYGTMEEIFETITWNQLGIHTNGICLLNVDGYWDGIVQWIEKAVEQGFVRQANKDIVVTATTAEGAVTALRDYKVSEATYKLKWGSQ; translated from the exons atgacgatgacgtcCCACAGCGCCAGCGTCGGCGCGGCCAACGGTGCCGCCCCATCCAACGGCAGCGCccacggcaacggcagcagcaaTGGCGACGGCAACTCCAACTCCAACGGCAACTccaacggcaacggctcGACGCCTCGCACCAAGATCTGCGTCTACTGCGGCGCCAGCGCGGGAGGTAGCCCGGCGCACATGGAAATGGCCCGTCAGCTCGCccgcgtcatggccgccaacAACATCGACCTAG TCTACGgtggcggcaccgtcggcctcATGGGCGAAGTGGCCAAGACGCTCTGCAAACTCTCGGGCCCCGATGCCGTCCACGGCGTCATCCCCGAGGCCCTCGTCAAGTACGAACGCGACGGCACCTACCAGACGGTCAACGACGACAACCAGATCGTGCCCGATCGCGCCATGTACGGCCGCAccaccgtcgtcaaggaCATGCACACCCGCAAGAAGATCATGGCCGAGGAGGTCTTCTCCGGCGGGCCCGGCTCCGGCTTCATCGCCCTCAGCGGCGGCTACGGCACCATGGAGGAGATATTCGAGACCATCACCTGGAACCAGCTCGGGATCCACACCAACGGCATCTGCCTCCTCAACGTCGACGGCTACTgggacggcatcgtccagTGGATCgaaaaggccgtcgagcagggctTCGTGCGCCAGGCGAACAAGgacatcgtcgtcaccgccacgacggccgagggcgccgtcaccgccctGCGCGACTACAAGGTCTCCGAGGCCACCTACAAGCTCAAGTGGGGAAGCCAATGA
- a CDS encoding Cleft lip and palate transmembrane protein 1 produces the protein MSSSAAVMGQPADQPPPQAQQSRGGFNINKIIIGGAIYLGLNFLLSYMMQKDQKGVVITDPVTGKTATVAGNTGSIPPYEFRPKSLDEGAKYRSIPKLIAPIWPQDSHVDIVVTLSSSYYPAPISETAAEYVVVQEKNFHMSNSSDTRSIDTTFTVPEAVQKNGTLWGHFYIGLTGSNLDPKEPGFDPGRAYHFAYPMSQHLPRKRAAKTRNLLEGRSADDADETEQEVPTGPIITNLYHPNASFAFIPAVGVKDLAQIPPAVQQFLRLEATGARDGSGENSWYYPLLFVNTFWQLTNHMIPLNETVKELPLHIDLKNMAFWQFQVLATMEMNSKQNARAAAFGNSIPGGGDGTEIEMIKEIFIDTNPILLAITAIVSIAHVILETLAFGSDIAHYRKKKDNVGISVRSILANVFMQAVIFLYLLDNSQNTSWMILGSQVVGIVIELWKVTTVVDVRFRPTSPGSLLPYWFVFEDKHKLTDTEEKTKEYDEIAFRYMYMAAVPLLMAYAVYSLVYETHKSWYSFAITTLVGSVYAYGFLMMLPSLYINYRLKSVAHMPAKAMMYKFLNTFIDDLFAFTIKMPFLHRLATLRDDVIFFIYLYQKWAYKTDYTRVNEFGQAGGEADEAVSKKGGDKGQADNLGEAEAKKLAGEIVKEAEGKGKATGTDAGKKATRRK, from the exons atgtcatcctcggccgccgtcatgggccAGCCAGCCGATCAACCTCCGCCGCAGGCACAGCAAAGCAGGGGA GGCTTCAATATAAACAAAATCATCATCGGAGGTGCCATATACCTAGGCCTGAACTTTCTGCTGTCCTACATGATGCAAAAGGACCAGAAGGGCGTCGTCATCACGGACCCTGTTACGGGCAAGacggccaccgtcgccggaAACACGGGCAGCATCCCGCCGTACGAATTTCGCCCAAAGTCccttgacgagggcgccAAGTATCGATCGATTCCGAAATTGATCGCACCCATCTGGCCGCAGGACAGCCACGTCGACATTGTCGTCACCCTCTCTTCCTCCTACTACCCGGCCCCCATCTCCGAGACGGCTGCCGAGTACGTCGTTGTGCAGGAGAAGAACTTCCACATGAGCAACAGCTCCGACACGCGCTCCATCGACACGACCTTCACCGTGCCCGAAGCCGTGCAGAAGAACGGAACGCTATGGGGCCACTTCTACATCGGTCTGACCGGCAGCAACCTGGATCCGAAGGAGCCCGGCTTCGACCCCGGCAGGGCCTACCACTTTGCATATCCCATGTCGCAGCATCTCCCGAGGAAGCGAGCGGCCAAGACGAGGAACCTCCTCGAGGGCCggtccgccgacgacgccgacgagacggagcAAGAGGTGCCGACGGGACCCATCATCACGAACCTCTACCACCCCAACGCGAGCTTCGCATTCatccccgccgtcggcgtcaagGATCTTGCCCAGATCCCGCCCGCCGTGCAGCAATTTCTGCGCCTCGAGGCGACCGGCGCCCGCGACGGATCCGGGGAAAACTCGTGGTATT ATCCCCTGCTCTTCGTCAACACCTTTTGGCAGTTGACAAACCACATGATTCCCCTGAACGAGACGGTCAAGGAGCTGCCGCTGCACATCGACCTCAAGAACATGGCCTTCTGGCAGTTTCAAGTCCTCGCCACCATGGAGATGAACTCGAAGCAGAACgcgcgcgccgccgcctttggcAACTCCatccccggcggcggcgacggcaccgaaaTCGAAATGATCAAGGAGATCTTCATCGACACGAACCCCATACTGCTCGCCATCACGGCCATCGTCTCGATCGCCCACGTCATTCTCGAGACGCTCGCCTTCGGTTCCGACATTGCTCACTACCGCAAGAAGAAGGACAACGTCGGCATCTCGGTCCGATCGATCCTCGCCAACGTCTTCATGCAGGCCGTCATCTTTCTCTACCTGCTCGACAACTCGCAAAACACGAGCTGGATGATCCTCGGCTCCcaggtcgtcggcatcgtcatcgagcTTTGGAAGGTgacgaccgtcgtcgacgttcgCTTCCGCCCCACTTCCCCCGGCTCCCTGCTGCCGTACTGGTTCGTCTTCGAGGACAAGCACAAGCTCACGGACACGGAGGAGAAGACGAAGGAGTACGACGAGATTGCCTTTcgctacatgtacatggcgGCCGTGCCTCTGCTGATGGCCTACGCCGTCTACTCGCTCGTCTACGAGACGCACAAGTCGTGGTACTCGTTCGCCATCACGAccctcgtcggctccgtctACGCCTACGGCTTCCTCATGATGCTTCCGTCCCTCTACATCAACTATCGGCTCAAGAGCGTGGCTCACAtgccggccaaggccatgaTGTACAAGTTCCTCAACACCTTCATCGACGACCTGTTTGCCTTTACCATCAAGATGCCGTTCCTGCACCGGCTGGCGACGCTGCGCGACGATGTCATCTTCTTCATCTACCTGTACCAGAAATGGGCCTACAAGACCGACTACACGCGGGTCAACGAGTTTggccaggccggcggcgaggctgacgAGGCGGTGTCGAAGAAGGGGGGGGACAAGGGCCAAGCAGACAATctgggcgaggccgaggccaaaAAGCTGGCCGGTGAGATTgtcaaggaggccgagggcaagggcaaggcgacgggcaccgacgccggAAAGAAGGCGACAAGACGAAAATGA
- a CDS encoding hypercellular protein HypA: MFSPLAYPDGAMLYDLVTHLPPPSHLTLSPFDLYREPLLIIALADGRELREAAFSKRQSVAGSATTMAERNIRALEQELEDLRDNYPKALVHQVIIFDYTPPEGSDVSIPEGLFTLPLAEDCKRTTLKTVMCDISKLLLAEMTTLARSFEAMTSVESPGQQPVTVQLNGEAWVQGADRSSWRNSQFAQPQHVSRSSSATGLENHHARMSLPPLAARANVSSSNSTPARPSTPVKGGLASMAPSADDSQGAPGSGPSSPDGKNARSEAADSRDASQDRFTVQGFGPGGANDRWRQRGKGRVSVLIGSMYLQAGRWSDSLRELSEAATTARSLNDHVWHGKALELILMNLLLLGWSKLEFQVPAVCHPPQERPSSSLLHKSEPEPANPGQPRHLRTLQAVLPELLERIVGLYSRISSENLPPLPLSETIIRFCKILSAVHLSGGKLDQTALDIVVCGRLPEGELTTSPRLAVSPPRQVIVSLLFKAFPSAANDLLTTADRVSILSGIASVLGPLGYRRKKAMVIRELVSVLIGGLVEARTRGAAEAGIHPAAGLVSLAPPSQDKNSAAVALDLSEGDIEQGLEAFLELLCKSYGIVGFETRQRKAAVGSGGHGDDESDEAAMARVLEQSSTRFFGFNSIKLNILRACINFSEALPDFNGVLKFSSDLMRTAGSGIAPGSRREDAAAMIFRDEQVRLATNISRTATLAHRIGMGHLTAEYWDEFLIRGIVLEPLDPAQAPRTHARSVLPGATASRASQDVNPFIYNPFLKETDEAGTQNLVAGDVASFKVTMQNTYDIDVEIESIRLCAEGVAFEALAESVVLGPYRTQMVRLRGRPKEAGTVKITGALVKVQGCRERRFPIFAKPWTPPRPDKLKATGLAALESGDSTFEAPPGMALEPKCLNLNVIEAQPLVVIKSTTLPQSSVMILEGERQTFSVTMRNTSTTPVDFMLFSFKDSTQPPLQEALNKRDATPTELYEYELILMKRQALRLPRNDQARGIAAGGEATFEFEILGKPGLTQATILADYTHLGVPHDEVTEQFHTRQVCLDLTVTVNASIELVRAETLPVQGPIPQPLWERLGGSASALAEDYCLLSLDLRNAWPSHMAVRLEGEDGLAVEENILPGKTSRVVMAIKQIYLEDPHETIPSLKPSRTRQFVVSASKISPDMERANREAFWYRERMLDGLKATWRTTSAPHRNGALELRSMRLTARMVEAIKIDEVGIEISVGPQGGDGTASRRVYVDEFLQLKVEISNRTAKAMHLLVRLMPALCNKPANVALDYTRKFGWNGTLQQLLPVLEGNSSTVFTIGVTALCRGEFELAASVEEVQVWEDRAKGGEGAQAARARSDTQRMMDASLGVKERQMWHSRKPYVLTVTDRESA; encoded by the coding sequence ATGTTCTCGCCATTGGCATACCCGGACGGCGCCATGCTGTACGATCTTGTCACCCACctgccgccaccgtcgcacCTCACCCTCTCCCCCTTCGACCTCTACCGCGAACCTCTTCTGatcatcgccctcgccgacggcagagAGCTTCGGGAGGCTGCCTTCAGCAAGAGGCAGTCGGTGGCcgggtcggcgacgacaatgGCCGAAAGGAACATCAGGGCCCTCGAGCAGGAGCTGGAGGACTTGCGTGACAACTACCCGAAAGCGCTCGTCCACCAGGTCATCATCTTTGATTACACGCCACCCGAAGGCTCCGACGTTTCCATACCCGAAGGCCTCTTCACCCTCCCCTTGGCCGAGGATTGCAAACGGACGACTTTGAAGACGGTCATGTGCGACATCTCCAAGCTGCTCCTGGCCGAGATGACGACACTCGCGAGGTCCTTCGAGGCCATGACCTCGGTAGAGTCACCCGGCCAGCAACCCGTAACGGTGCAGCTGAACGGTGAGGCCTGGGTACAAGGCGCGGACAGGTCGTCCTGGAGGAATTCGCAGTTCGCCCAACCGCAGCACGTCTCACGATCGAGCTCCGCTACCGGTCTGGAAAATCATCACGCGCGCATGTCCCTGCCTCCCCTGGCCGCGAGGGCCAACGTGAGCTCGAGCaactcgacgccggcgcgaCCCTCGACCCCCGTCAAGGGTGGCCTGGCCAGCATGGCGCCGAGCGCCGACGACAGCCAGGGCGCACCGGGCAGCGGCCCTTCCTCGCCCGACGGCAAGAACGCCAGGTCCGAAGCGGCCGACTCTCGTGACGCGAGTCAGGATCGCTTCACCGTTCAGGGGTTCGGCCCGGGCGGCGCCAACGACCGATGGCGCCAGAGAGGCAAGGGGCGCGTCTCGGTCCTCATCGGCTCCATGTACCTGCAGGCTGGCCGTTGGAGCGACTCGCTGAGGGAGCTGTCCGAGGCGGCCACCACGGCACGATCGCTCAACGACCACGTCTGGCATGGAAAGGCCCTGGAGCTCATCCTCATGaacctccttctcctcggctGGTCCAAGCTCGAGTTCCAGGTGCCCGCAGTCTGCCATCCTCCACAAGAGCGGCCCTCGAGCTCCCTCCTGCACAAGTCGGAGCCCGAACCGGCCAACCCGGGCCAGCCGAGGCATCTGCGAACTCTCCAGGCCGTCCTTCCCGAGCTGCTGGAGAGGATCGTCGGCCTCTACTCGAGGATTTCGAGTGAGAACCTCCCGCCCCTACCGCTGTCGGAAACGATCATCAGGTTCTGCAAGATCTTGTCCGCCGTCCATCTGTCCGGCGGGAAGCTCGACCAGACGGCTCTGGACATCGTCGTCTGCGGACGCTTgcccgagggcgagctgACAACGTCGCCTCGgctcgccgtctcgccgccgaggcaagTCATCGTCAGCCTCCTCTTCAAAGCGTTTCCCTCGGCAGCGAACGACCTTCTCACCACGGCCGATCGGGTGTCGATCCTCAGCGGCATAGCCTCCGTTCTCGGTCCTCTTGGCTACCGGCGGAAGAAGGCGATGGTGATTCGTGagctcgtctccgtcctCATCGGAGGACTCGTCGAGGCTCGCACACgaggcgccgccgaagccggcatccacccggccgccggcctcgtgtCCCTAGCCCCGCCGTCGCAGGACAAGAacagcgccgccgtcgcgctcgACCTCAGCGAGGGCGACATTGAGCAGGGCCTGGAGGCCTTCCTCGAACTCTTGTGCAAGTCatacggcatcgtcggcttcgagaCCCGCCAGAGGAAGGCTGCTGTCGGCTCGGggggccatggcgacgacgaatccgacgaggctgccatGGCACGGGTTCTCGAGCAGTCCTCGACTCGCTTTTTCGGATTCAACAGCATCAAGCTGAATATTCTGCGAGCCTGCATCAACTTCTCCGAGGCCCTTCCGGACTTCAACGGCGTGCTCAAGTTCTCGAGCGACTTGATGCGCACGGCCGGGTCGGGCATCGCCCCTGGTTCGCGGCGCGAGGATGCCGCGGCCATGATATTCCGGGACGAGCAGGTCCGGCTCGCGACCAACATATCTCGCACGGCGACCCTTGCCCATAGAATAGGAATGGGTCACTTGACGGCGGAATACTGGGATGAGTTTCTCATCCGAGGCATCGTGCTGGAGCCTCTGGACCCCGCGCAGGCGCCAAGGACGCACGCGCGCAGCGTCTTGCCcggggcgacggcgagccgggCGTCGCAAGACGTCAATCCGTTCATCTACAACCCTTTCCTGAAGGAAACGGATGAGGCGGGCACGCAGAACCTGGTGGCGGGCGACGTTGCCAGCTTCAAGGTGACGATGCAAAATACGTACGACATCGACGTGGAAATTGAGAGCATACGCCTGTGCGCCGAAGGTGTCGCGTTCGAAGCGCTCGCAGAGAGCGTCGTGCTCGGCCCGTACCGGACGCAGATGGTGCGGTTGCGAGGACGGCCGAAGGAGGCGGGCACCGTCAAGATCACGGGCGCCTTGGTCAAAGTCCAAGGCTGCCGCGAAAGACGGTTCCCGATCTTTGCGAAACCCTGgacgccgcctcgaccgGACAAGCTCAAGGCGACGGGGTTGGCTGCGTTGGAGAGCGGCGACTCGACATTCGAGGCCCCCCCCGGGATGGCGCTCGAGCCCAAGTGCCTGAACCTGAACGTCATCGAGGCGCAGCCGCTCGTTGTGATcaagtcgacgacgctccCTCAGTCCTCGGTGATGATCTTGGAGGGGGAAAGGCAGACGTTCTCGGTCACGATGAGGAACACGTCAACGACGCCGGTCGATTTCATGCTGTTCTCCTTCAAGGACTCGACGCAGCCGCCGCTTCAGGAGGCGCTCAACAAGCGGGatgcgacgccgacggagctgtacgagtacgagctcATCCTGATGAAGCGGCAAGCGCTGCGGCTGCCGCGAAACGACCAGGCGCGCGGCatcgcggccggcggcgaagcaACGTTTGAGTTTGAGATTCTGGGCAAGCCCGGGCTGACGCAAGCCACGATTCTCGCCGACTACACGCACCTGGGCGTTCCGCATGACGAGGTGACGGAGCAGTTCCACACGCGGCAGGTGTGCCTGGACCTGACGGTGACGGTCAACGCGAGCATCGAGCTGGTACGAGCCGAGACGCTGCCGGTGCAGGGGCCGATTCCGCAGCCGCTGTGGGAGAGGCTGGGCGGTAGCGCGTCGGCTCTCGCGGAGGACTACTGCCTACTCTCGCTCGACCTGCGGAACGCGTGGCCGAGCCACATGGCCGTGCGTCTCGAAGGCGAGGATGGCCTGGCGGTGGAGGAGAACATCCTGCCCGGCAAGACGAGCCGGGTGGTGATGGCCATCAAGCAGATCTACCTCGAGGACCCGCACGAGACGATCCCGAGCCTCAAGCCGTCGCGGACGAGGCAGTTCGTGGTCAGCGCGAGCAAGATATCGCCCGACATGGAGCGGGCGAACCGGGAGGCGTTCTGGTACCGGGAGAGGATGCTGGACGGGCTCAAGGCGACGTggcggacgacgtcggcgcctcACCGCAACGGCGCGCTCGAGCTCCGCAGCATGCGGCTGACGGCGCGGATGGTGGAGGCGATCAAgatcgacgaggtcggcatcgagATTTCGGTCGGGCCCCAGGGCGGGGACGGGACGGCGAGCAGGCGGGTCTACGTCGATGAGTTTCTGCAGCTCAAGGTGGAGATTAGCAACCGGACGGCGAAGGCGATGCATCTGCTCGTCCGGCTGATGCCAGCGTTGTGCAACAAGCCGGCCAACGTGGCGCTCGACTACACGCGCAAGTTTGGGTGGAACGGAACgctgcagcagctgctgccgGTGCTCGAGGGGAACAGCAGCACCGTCTTCACCATCGGCGTGACGGCCCTCTGCCGGGGCGAGTTCGAGCTGGCCGCGTCGGTGGAGGAGGTGCAGGTGTGGGAAGACAGGGCgaagggcggcgagggcgcgcaAGCGGCGAGGGCACGATCGGATACGCAACGGATGATGGACGCTTCGCTCGGGGTCAAGGAACGGCAGATGTGGCATTCGAGGAAGCCATACGtgctgacggtgacggaCCGCGAGAGCGCGTAA
- a CDS encoding aminodeoxychorismate synthase has product MIPLHGRPPRRILFLDAYDSFTNNIVSLLKDALGRSVQVHVLHMDLRTLDTDPEPDWTADQFLDRLSAFDAVVCGPGPGSPLHDADVGAFKLLWNLPPDKVVPVLGICLGFQSLVAHFGGRIRRLRRGLHGMVREIDHLREPAGDIFDGVPPFSATLYHSLCADVGQDAIPADAWPRCRWDPPSVAPDLMPLAWTLEGSEEDGAEERILMAVRHATLPLWGVQYHPESVCTDPAAHAVIENWFRQALQWNDVARRAVDRTVVYADSLDPSNHTLPGLRSTESLQDFRWWQDMQSGLAREAVAAGYACRRIELPDAVDTADVAELLGLGRSDTIILDSSSTVNGDPLARNSILALDLAEALRLEYTVGDEYVTLRRPPTSTRKEESQRIWLCDRPRDRGHDPWTPWHVVSEFWRQRQTPQEGLQIQSPTFTGGFLGFVTYEMGLSTLSAGLVSDERGHRRPDICMAWVSKSVVLDHKAGLAYIQALTTKESDDSWIAHVVDLLEKSPVWQGADGLNGTAPSSKYSHEALLQHAGKPGGRMHFDIPNPKKYERNVSRCQDAIRDGESYELCFTTQTTMTRPVGDDTPRHICRRDGADNGIHSTKRRPLGGEHGTPWQIFRTLRARQPAPFGSFIRLGGATVISSSPERFLTHDARGLCSMRPMKGTVRKSTAVSTLAEAEAILHVPKEEAENLMIVDLVRHDLYGVCGAGSVTVPDLLRVEEYATVFQMVTAVDGQLPAARLASGTDPSGGAFPFTGVDVLAAALPPGSMTGAPKKRSCEILRHLEPVERSVYAGVVGYLSAGGRADWSVTIRTLFRWDDETLAPAEGEARPREVWRIGAGGAVTTLSTPEGEREEMFTKLCGPLGVFMDAA; this is encoded by the coding sequence ATGATACCCCTCcatggccggccgccgcgccgcattctcttcctcgacgcctaCGACTCCTTCACCAACAACATCGTCTCGCTGCTGAAggatgccctcggccgcagcGTCCAGGTCCACGTCCTGCACATGGACCTCCGCACCCTCGACACGGACCCGGAGCCGGACTGGACGGCCGACCAGTTCCTCGACCGCCTGTCAGCCTttgacgccgtcgtctgcgGTCCCGGTCCGGGATCGCCTctccacgacgccgacgtggGTGCCTTCAAGCTGCTCTGGAATCTGCCGCCCGACAAGGTCGTccccgtcctcggcatctgCCTTGGCTTCCagagcctcgtcgcccatTTCGGCGGCCGCATTCGGAGGTTGCGTAGGGGCCTGCACGGCATGGTCAGGGAGATTGACCACCTTCGGGAGCCAGCCGGCGACATCTTCGACGGTGTGCCGCCTTTCAGCGCCACGCTGTATCACAGTCTCTGCGCCGACGTTGGCCAGGATGCCAttcccgccgacgcctggCCTCGGTGCCGGTGGGACCCTCCTTCCGTCGCCCCTGACCTCATGCCGCTGGCCTGGACGCTCGAGGGaagcgaggaggacggcgcgGAGGAACGCATCCTCATGGCGGTTCGCCACGCGACCCTGCCGCTCTGGGGGGTTCAGTACCATCCCGAGTCGGTCTGCACCGATCCTGCGGCCcacgccgtcatcgagaaCTGGTTTCGTCAGGCGCTCCAGTGGAACGACGTGGCGAGGAGAGCCGTCGACCGGACCGTCGTCTACGCCGACAGCCTCGACCCGTCCAACCACACGCTTCCGGGCCTGCGCTCGACCGAAAGCCTCCAAGATTTCCGTTGGTGGCAGGATATGCAGTCAGGTCTGGCGAGGGAAGCCGTTGCGGCCGGATACGCCTGCAGGCGGATCGAGctgcccgacgccgtcgacaccgccgacgtcgccgagcttctcggcctcggccgctccgACACCATCATTCTCGACTCGTCGAGCACCGTCAACGGCGACCCCCTGGCCCGAAACTCCATCTtggccctcgacctcgccgaggcacTCCGGTTGGAGTACACGGTTGGGGACGAATACGTCACCctgcgacggccgccgacgtcgacgcgcaAGGAAGAGAGTCAACGGATTTGGCTCTGCGACCGGCCCCGCGACCGAGGCCACGATCCATGGACGCCCTGGCACGTCGTTTCCGAGTTTTGGCGCCAACGGCAGACGCCCCAGGAGGGCCTCCAGATCCAGTCGCCCACCTTCACcggcggcttcctcggcttcgtcaccTACGAGATGGGCCTGAGCACGCTGAGCGCCGGCCTCGTATCGGACGAAAGGGGACACCGCCGGCCCGACATCTGCATGGCCTGGGTCTCCAAGAGCGTTGTGCTGGATCACAAGGCTGGCCTGGCGTACATTCAGGCTCTGACGACCAAGGAGTCGGATGATTCTTGGATCGcccacgtcgtcgaccttcTCGAGAAGTCGCCCGTCTGGCAAGGTGCAGACGGCCTGAACGGAACGGCACCCAGCAGCAAATACTCCCACGAGGCGTTGCTGCAGCACGCCGGCAAACCGGGCGGCAGGATGCACTTTGACATCCCCAACCCGAAAAAGTACGAGCGCAATGTGAGCCGGTGCCAGGATGCAATTCGAGATGGCGAGTCGTACGAGCTGTGCTTTACGACACAGACGACCATGACGCGACCGGTCGGGGACGACACTCCGCGCCACATCTGTCGAcgggacggcgccgacaatGGCATCCATTCGACGAAGCGGCGCCCGTTGGGGGGGGAGCACGGCACGCCGTGGCAGATATTCCGCACCCTCCGCGCGCGCCAGCCAGCCCCGTTCGGCTCCTtcatccgcctcggcggcgccaccGTCATCAGCTCCTCGCCCGAGCGCTTCCTCACCCACGACGCCCGCGGCCTCTGCTCGATGCGACCGATGAAGGGTACCGTTCGCAAGTCGACAGCCGTCTCgaccctcgccgaggccgaggccatcctGCACGTGCcgaaggaggaggccgagaacCTGATGATTGTCGATCTCGTCCGCCACGACCTCTACGGCGTCTGCGGCGCCGGCAGCGTCACCGTCCCGGACCTGCTGCGCGTCGAGGAGTACGCGACCGTGTTCCAGAtggtgacggccgtcgacggccagctcCCGGCCGCGCGCCTCGCCTCCGGCACGGACCCTTCGGGCGGAGCCTTCCCCTtcaccggcgtcgacgtgctcgccgccgcgctgcCGCCCGGGAGCATGACGGGCGCGCCCAAGAAGCGCAGCTGCGAAATCCTGCGCCAcctcgagccggtcgagcgGAGCGTctacgccggcgtcgtcggctacCTCAGCGCCGGCGGTCGCGCCGACTGGAGCGTCACCATCCGAACCCTCTTCCGCTGggacgacgagacgctggcgccggccgagggcgaggcgcgCCCGCGCGAGGTGTGGCGCatcggtgccggcggtgccgtcaCGACGCTAAGCACGCCCgagggggagagggaggagatgTTCACCAAGCTCTGCGGGCCGTTGGGTGTCTTCATGGACGCCGCGTAG
- a CDS encoding vacuolar protein sorting 55 superfamily produces MASAGLKTIIALSFVLAVGFLLVILSCALFKVYYPLLVVATYVVAPLPNWICSRCANPDDFVESSGAAVLDLGRFFTGFFVVMGIALPVVLAHSDLIRVEAMIMSVVGGLLIYGTIISFGMFFQEDHEF; encoded by the exons ATGGCCTCGGCTGGGCTCAAGACCATCATCGCCCtctccttcgtcctcgcTGTCGGCTTCCTGCTCGTCATCCTCTCATGCGCCCTCTTCAAAGTCTACTACCcactcctcgtcgtcgccacctaCGTCGTCGCCCCGCTGCCCAACTGGATCTGCAGCCGCTGCGCGAACCCCGACGACTTCGTCGAGAgctccggcgccgccgtcctcgacctcggccgcttcttcaccggcttcttcgtcgtcatgggcATCG CCCTccccgtcgtgctcgcccaCTCGGACCTCATTCGCGTTGAAGCCATGATCATGTCCGTTGTTGGCGGCCTCTTGATCTACGGGACCATCATAAGCTTCGGCATGTTCTTCCAGGAGGATCACGAGTTTTGA